In Triticum aestivum cultivar Chinese Spring chromosome 5B, IWGSC CS RefSeq v2.1, whole genome shotgun sequence, the following proteins share a genomic window:
- the LOC123114305 gene encoding uncharacterized protein, with protein MVRSLAQPAWPTTAHPLSILIPYMSLSLCAPSQPLVSLNLIQSSPSSPTSCWHPLPPWMSSIFPSLIKREPSVPLPRQVRDPIHITHLPSFLVFCSSSAASWSDVRRTGHRRTGPSSEALQGSRSCNGEGSVLQSSNGDAGTSHCARYNDGVKSYNGCRILLESAMRIAMPPPKAAYVVGDAGTSVMRSCNRLWGTYYPKKQA; from the exons ATGGTCAGATCACTAGCGCAGCCCGCATGGCCCACCACCGCTCATCCTCTCTCAATTCTTATCCCGTACATGAGCCTCTCCTTGTGCGCCCCCTCGCAACCACTCGTTTCCCTTAATCTTATCCAGTCTAGCCCATCGTCACCTACCTCTTGCTGGCATCCCCTTCCGCCATGGATGAGCTCAATCTTCCCATCTCTAATCAAACGTGAGCCATCCGTTCCCCTGCCTCGTCAAGTGCGAGATCCCATCCACATCACCCATCTCCCATCCTTCCTTGTGTTTTGTTCCTCATCTGCTGCATCATGGAGCGATGTGAGGCGGACCGGGCACCGACGCACGGGGCCGAGCAGCGAGGCTTTACAGGGGAGCCGGAGCTGCAACGGGGAAGGCTCGGTGCTGCAATCATCAAACGGAGATGCCGGAACCAGCCATTGCGCAAGATACAATGATGGCGTGAAAAGCTACAATGGTTGTCGGATTTTGCTGGAATCGGCCATGCGCATAGCTATGCCGCCGCCGAAAGCTGCATACGTTGTCGGAGATGCTGGAACCAGTGTTATGCGGAGCTGCAACAG ATTGTGGGGAACCTACTATCCAAAGAAACAGGCCTAG